The genomic region CGACCGCCACGTCTTCGTCAGCACGACCCAGGAGGACGCCGACCTGGCCGACCGCGCCGGCTGGGAGTACCTCGCCGTCGAGGACGCCGCGGAGGCGGCCGGCTGGGAACTCTCCGATGCGGAGGACGCCGAGGAAACCGAAGAACAGGTCCGGGACGACTGGCCCTGACGGATATCTATTTCTTCCCGGTCGCATAACTCCGTCCAGATGGGTATCGATTTCGAGGCCGCGGTCGTGGCCGCCATCGAGCGAACCGCAACCCGGGCGGGTGCCACGCTCGCGTGCTGTACCTTCCTCGTCCAGTTGGTCTCCGCGGTCGGGTTCGACACGGAGCAGGCGTATCTCCAGCGACAGCTCCTGACGCGGACCGCCGACGCGCTGGGCACGACGCCCGCGGCGCTACTCGACCAGGGGTCGGTCGCGGTCTCGCGTGGCGCACTCGGCCTGCCCGCAACGGTCCCGCACTGGTACGGGACCGTCCTCGCGGCCATGGCGGCGGCCCTCGGCGTCGCGGTCACGGTCGTCGGCCTGCGAACCTTCAGCGGCGCGTACTCCGAGGCCGTCCCACGGACGGCGGTCGCCGGGCTCCCGTCCCGGACCGCCCACGCCGTCCTCGCGTCGGTCCTGTTCACGTCGCTCGTCGTGGGCGGGCTGGTACTGTTCGTCGTCCCTGGCGTGTTCCTCGCGCTGACCCTCTACTTCGTCACGGCGGCCGTCGCCATCGAGGACGAGTCCGTGTTCGCGGGGCTGCGCCGGAGCTGGGAGCTGACGGCTGGCAACCGTCTCGATTCGTTCCTCTTCGTCTGCCTGCTCGCCGCGGTGACCCTCTCGGCGACTATCACCTCGACCGCGGTCGCCAGCGTCCTGGGCGGGGCGGTGGCCGACCAGGCCGCCCTCGCCAGCCAGCTCGCGACCGCCACCTCGCCGGTGGCCCGGCTGGCGTCCATCGCGATCACCAGTGTGGCGACGGTGTTCTCCGTCGCGCTGACCGCCGTCGTGTTCGACCAGTTGCGCGACGCGACGGGTGCCGGCGGTCGCGAGGACGACCTCGCGGACGTCGACCCGGCGTTGCTCCCCTGATGGGCGAACACTCGCCTTTCCGCAGGGCGTGGACTTTTATCGCGGTCCCGAGTGGGTCGAACCATGTCCGAGGACAACAACGTCACGGTGGACGTGGAGGTCGAGGTCGAGGTCGACTCCGACGAACTGGAGATCGAGGTCGGCGACGTGAAAGACGCCGAGGCGGAACTCTCCCTGGAGGGAGTCGACATCGAGGTCGAGGTGGCAGTCTCGGTGGACGACGCCGACGACGGCGAAGGGGCCGAAGACGAGGACGCCGACGGGGGCGATGAGGAGGAGGAGTACGACGACGGCCCGATTTACGAGTGAGGACCGCTGTCCCGAGAGCGCGGCACTTTTCACTGCCGGTCCCGGAGAGTGGAGCATGGCTGAACCACGCGTTCCGGGTGGGTCCGGGACCGAACTGTCGCTCCCCGACGGGCCGACCGTAGCCGTCAGCGACATCGACCTCGGGATGCGGGAGTACGTCGAGAACGGCGAGCGCTACGCCGTCGTGATGGACGTCCACCCGCCGTCGCGTTTCTTCCCGGAGTCGCTCGTCGCGGTCCTGCAGGAGACGGTCGAGACCGCCGACGACTTCGGCGAGTTCGGGACGCCCCACCTCATGGGCATCGTGATGGAAGAGTTCCCGGAGAAGGTCGCGAGCGCCGATGTCTCCGACGACGGCACCGTCGGCTGTTCGATGATCTGGCTCACCGAGTTCGACTCGCGCCGGCTCCACGAGATAATCGTCGAGCTCGTCGTCGAGATGATGGAACACGCCGTGAGTCACGCGGACGACGACAGTGCGGTCTCTGACTTCGAGCGCCAGATGCTGGAGTTCGACGTGAGCGAGTTCGTCGAACAGTACCGCCAGCAACGCGAGTTCACGAGCGAACACGACACCGCGCTGTAGGCGGCACTCGCCCCCGTCGGTGTGTGGCAAGCCAGCATACTACTGCCCTCGTTTTATGCTGGTGGACGTACTGTTCTCGCACATGCCATCCCGCCGGAGCGAGTTCGAACGGATCAAGGCCGTTCTCGCAGAGGCGGACCCGGACGAGCCGTTGTCGGCGCGCGATATCGTCGCCCTCCTCGACGAGCACGGCGAAGACATCGAGAGCGCTCACCGTGTCGCGACCATCCTCGGCCGACACGCCGAACGTGGCGCGGTCGAGGTCATCCGTGACCGGCCCTACCAGTACCGGATTCTCGAACAACCGGACGCTTCGAACTAGGTCTACGCCCGGTCCTCGCTGTCCCATCTCGTTGCGGTCGTTTCGTCAGTAGTGCCGGTACCGGTAGCGTCCTATCCGTCCGAACAGTCCATCCGATAGACTCGCGCACGCGACCGGCCGTGAACCCTGCGACAGCCATGCGACAGAGTCGCAAGTTCGAATTTCGAAAAGTCGTTACGTTTCTCGCAGTCTTTCGTGGGGCTTATTACGATGTACGAATTTGCAGTGAACAAGAGAACCATGACCGGCGGGACACCGGACGACGCAGACGGACGTACCATCCTTCTCATCGGGAGCGGCCCCATCCAGATCGGCCAGGCGGCAGAGTTCGACTACTCCGGCGCACAGGCCTGTCGCGCACTGCAGGAGGAGGGCGCACGAGTCGTCCTCGTCAACTCGAACCCCGCGACCATCATGACGGACCCGGACATGGCCGACCGGGTCTACATCGAGCCGATCACGACCGAGGCCATCGCAGAGATCATCGAGAAGGAACGCCCCGACGGCGTCATCGCCGGGCTCGGCGGTCAGACCGGCCTGAACGTCACGGCCGAACTCTCCGAGGAGGGCGTCCTCGAGGAGTACGACGTGGACGTCATGGGCACGCCCCTCGACACTATCTACGCGACGGAGGACCGCGACCTCTTCCGCCAGCGCATGGAGAAGATCGGCGAGCCCGTCCCGAAGTCGACGACCATCAGGCTCGACGAGGGCGAGAAAGTCGCCGAACTCTCGGAAGACGCCATCGCGGACCGCGTCGAGAAGGCGGTCGAGGAGGTCGGCGGCCTCCCCGTCATCTCGCGCACCACCTACACCCTCGGCGGGAGCGGCTCCGGCGTCGTCGAGGACATGGACGAGCTCAAGCGCCGCGTCCGCAAGGGCCTGCGCCTCTCGCGTAACAGCGAGGTGCTCATCACCGAGTCCATCTCGGGCTGGGTCGAACTCGAGTACGAGGTCATGCGCGACGCCGACGACTCCTGTATCATCATCTGCAACATGGAGAACATCGACCCGATGGGCATCCACACCGGGGAGTCCACGGTCGTCACGCCCAGCCAGGTCATCCCCGACGAGGGCCACCAGGCGATGCGCGACTCCGCGCTGAAGGTCATCCGCGAACTCGGTATCGAGGGTGGCTGTAACATCCAGCACGCCTGGCGCGACGACGGCACCCCCGGCGGCGAGTACCGTGTCGTCGAGGTGAACCCCCGCGTGTCCCGCTCCTCCGCACTCGCCTCGAAGGCGACCGGCTACCCCATCGCCCGCGTCACCGCCAAGGTCGCCCTCGGCAAGCGCCTCCACGAGATCACCAACGAGATCACCGGCCAGACCACGGCCGCCTTCGAGCCGGCCATCGACTACGTCGTCACGAAGGTCCCGCGCTGGCCCAAGGACAAGTTCCCCGAGACGGACTTCACGCTCGGGACTGCGATGAAGAGTACCGGCGAGGCGATGGCCATCGGGCGCACCTTCGAGGAGAGCCTGCTGAAGGCGCTTCGCTCCTCGGAGTACGACCCGGACATCGACTGGGCCGACGTCTCCGACGCGGAACTGGAGACCGAGTACCTCGAACGCCCCAGCCCGGACCGTCCCTACGCCATGTTCGAGGCGTTCCACCGCGGCTACACCGTCGAGACGGTCATCGAGCTGACCGACATCGAGGAGTGGTACGTCGAGCGCTTCAAGAAGGTGGCCGACTCCTACGACGCCGCCTCGGAGGGCGACTTCACGGCCGCCGCCATCACCGGCCACACCAACGCCGAGATCGCCGCGTCGACCGGCGAGAGCGTCGACACTATCGAGCAGAACGTCCCCGGCCGTACCTACAAGCAGGTCGACACCTGCGCCGGCGAGTTCGAAGCCCAGACGCCGTACTACTACTCCGCGCGCAAGCCCGAGTGGTACAGCGGCCCGTTCGAGGGTGAAGCGGCCGCGGGCGAGCTGAAGGTCGACCACGACGTCGAGAGCGTCGTGGTGGTCGGCGGCGGCCCCATCCGCATCGGGCAGGGGGTCGAGTTCGACTACTGTTCGGTCCACGCGGTTCGCGCCCTGCGCGAGATGGGTATCGACGCCCACGTCGTGAACAACAACCCCGAGACCGTCTCGACCGACTACGACACCTCCGACGGCCTGTTCTTCGAGCCCATCAACGCCGAGGAGGTCGCCGACGTCATCGAGGCCATCGGGGCCGACGGCGTGATGATCCAGTTCGGTGGGCAGACCTCCGTCGACATCGGTGAGCCGCTCCAGGCAGAGATCGACCGCCGCGGGCTCGACTGCGAGATCGTCGGGACCTCAGTCGAGGCGATGGACCTCGCCGAGGACCGCGACCGCTTCAACCGGCTCATGGACGACCTGGGCATCGCCCAGCCCGAGGGTGGCTCCGCGACGAGCGAGGAAGAGGCGCTCGACCTCGCCCACGACATCGGCTACCCCGTGCTGGTCCGCCCGAGCTACGTCCTCGGCGGCCGCGCGATGGACGTGGTGTACGACGACGACGAGCTGAAGACCTACATGGAGGAGGCGGTTCGCGTCTCCCCCGACAAGCCGATCCTCATCG from Haloarchaeobius sp. HME9146 harbors:
- the carB gene encoding carbamoyl-phosphate synthase large subunit: MYEFAVNKRTMTGGTPDDADGRTILLIGSGPIQIGQAAEFDYSGAQACRALQEEGARVVLVNSNPATIMTDPDMADRVYIEPITTEAIAEIIEKERPDGVIAGLGGQTGLNVTAELSEEGVLEEYDVDVMGTPLDTIYATEDRDLFRQRMEKIGEPVPKSTTIRLDEGEKVAELSEDAIADRVEKAVEEVGGLPVISRTTYTLGGSGSGVVEDMDELKRRVRKGLRLSRNSEVLITESISGWVELEYEVMRDADDSCIIICNMENIDPMGIHTGESTVVTPSQVIPDEGHQAMRDSALKVIRELGIEGGCNIQHAWRDDGTPGGEYRVVEVNPRVSRSSALASKATGYPIARVTAKVALGKRLHEITNEITGQTTAAFEPAIDYVVTKVPRWPKDKFPETDFTLGTAMKSTGEAMAIGRTFEESLLKALRSSEYDPDIDWADVSDAELETEYLERPSPDRPYAMFEAFHRGYTVETVIELTDIEEWYVERFKKVADSYDAASEGDFTAAAITGHTNAEIAASTGESVDTIEQNVPGRTYKQVDTCAGEFEAQTPYYYSARKPEWYSGPFEGEAAAGELKVDHDVESVVVVGGGPIRIGQGVEFDYCSVHAVRALREMGIDAHVVNNNPETVSTDYDTSDGLFFEPINAEEVADVIEAIGADGVMIQFGGQTSVDIGEPLQAEIDRRGLDCEIVGTSVEAMDLAEDRDRFNRLMDDLGIAQPEGGSATSEEEALDLAHDIGYPVLVRPSYVLGGRAMDVVYDDDELKTYMEEAVRVSPDKPILIDDFLEEAVELDVDAVSDGEDVLIGGIMEHVETAGVHSGDSACMIPPRSLDEETLGRVREVTEDLARALDTVGLMNVQLAVKDGEVYVLEANPRSSRTVPYVSKATGVPIAKLAAKVMAGKSIEDLETQEQIPEHTSIKEVVLPFDRLPNSDPRLGPEMKSTGEVMGTASSFGMAYWKSQQAAYNDVDSGTAVVHLDVDGFEEFYDVAEFDDLEQALMEGKVNLLVSDDPDSLKTAVDEDVAYISTEASAKAYLDGLAAKEGDLEVMAVSDRPRTVAKWGNPEQN
- a CDS encoding DUF5815 family protein, yielding MAEPRVPGGSGTELSLPDGPTVAVSDIDLGMREYVENGERYAVVMDVHPPSRFFPESLVAVLQETVETADDFGEFGTPHLMGIVMEEFPEKVASADVSDDGTVGCSMIWLTEFDSRRLHEIIVELVVEMMEHAVSHADDDSAVSDFERQMLEFDVSEFVEQYRQQREFTSEHDTAL